The following DNA comes from Sulfitobacter sp. HNIBRBA3233.
TAGGTCACCGGCGTCCGGCCCGGCGTATCCGCCAGCGTCGCAAAGCTCACCATGTCGTTGCCAGATCCCCCGTCGATCGTATCAGACCCGCCTCCAGGCGTGATCCAGTCGCTCCCGCCCCCCGCGTTGATCGTTTCCGACAGGTCCGTCCCGTTCACGTTCTCCGCCGATTCCGTACCGGTGACCGGCGGGATGTCCCCGTCGTCGATCCGCGCCGCCAGCTGGGCGTAGGTCAGAATATCGTCGTCGAACTCGATCTCCTCGATGTCGTTGGCGATGAAATCCGTGCCCTGCGCGCTGATCACCAACAGACCGCCGGTGGCGCTGCGCACGATGGTATCGGCCAGATTGACGGTTTCGATCACGGCGACATCCTCGCCCGCGCCACCACGGATCGTATCCGAACCGCCGCCGCCCGCGATATAGTCGTTACCGCCGCCCGCCTGGATCAGATCGCCGAGGCTGGAGCCGATCAGAACGTCGTCCCCGCCCGTCCCGGCAATGCCCCGGTCGACCAGCGTCTGGCCGTTGCGGGCCGCGAGATTGGCAAAGCTCAGCGTGGTGTCGGAGAACTGGATGTTCTCGATCGTGTTGGTGAAGAACTGGGTGCCGGTACCGAGGGTCAGCAGGATCGACGTGGCCCCCGCGCCCACGCCCACGTCACCGCTGGCCGCGTGGATGATCAGCGTATCGATGCCTTCCCCGCCCTGCAGCGTATCGTTGCCCGACCCGCCGTAGATCGTATCGTTGCCGCCGCTTGCGTTGATGCTGTTGTTGCCCGCGTTGCCGACGATCAGGTTGGCGCCGCCGTTGCCGCCAAAGACCTGCGCACGGGTGCTCGACAGGGTTTCGGGTGCCAGCAGTTCGATCGACAGGGTCGAGGACAGCGTATAGTCGAGATCGGTCAGCAGGATATCGCGCCCCTCGCCCGCCGTCTCGATGATCCGGTCGCCGATGTTGTCGACATGGTAGGTGTCGTTGCCGCCGTAGCCGACCATCAGGTCGGCGCCGCCCTTGCCGTCAAGCTCGTTGTCGCCGGCGTTGCCGCGCAGCTGGTTGTCGATCGAGGAGCCGGTGAAATCCATGTCGTTGGTCGTGGCCTCGTCCAGCGCCCGGACCACCTCGACCTCCGAATCCGCCGTCAGCCTGATATCGACCGAGGCACGGATGGTATCCTGACCGCCACCGGCCAGTTCGATCACCTGCACGCCGGCGGCCGAGATGCGGTAGGTATCGTTGCCCGATCCCCCCTCCGCACGGTCGGCGCCGCTGGTGACGTAGAGCGTGTCGTCGCCCGCCCCGCCGCGCAGGGTGTCGATCCCGCCCTCGCCGCGCAGCATGTCCGCGCCGTCGCCCCCTTCCAGCAGGTCATCGCCGCTGCCGCCGCGCAACTCGTCGTCGCCGCTGCCACCGCGCAGGATGTCGTCGCCGTTCTCGCCGCGCAGGGTATCGTTGCCGGCACCGCCGTCGAGCGTGTCCTCGCCATCGCCGCCGCGCAGCGAGTCGTTGCCGCCGTCGCCGCTGACGCTGTCGTTGCCGCCGTAGGCAAAGGCCGTGTCATCGCCACCGCGCAGGACCAGACGGTTCGCCCCATCGGTGCCGCGCACCTCGTTGGCGCCATTGTCACCCGCGATATCGAGCCGCCCGGCGATCGACCGGCTGCTTGCGTTGATCACCTCGATCGCGTTGTTGGCGCCACCGTCGTAGCTGACGCTGGTGCGGACCGTATCGGTGCCGTTGCCCGCTGTCTCGAACACCACGTCGCCGGCTTCGGTCACGACGTAATCGTCGTTGCCCGCGCCCCCGTTCATCGTATCGTCGCCGTCACCGCCTTCGAGCGTGTCGTTGCCGTCACCCCCGTTCAGCACATCACTGCCCGCTTCGCCGAAGAGCGCATCGTTGGAGGCCCCGCCGTGCAGCGTATCGTTGCCGTCCGCGCCGAACAGCCGGTCCGCACCGTTGTCGCCAAAGACCTGATCGTGTCCCCCATCCGCAAGAATGGTGTCGTCACCGTCGAGCCCGCGCAGCGTGTTGGCATCGGCGTTGCCCTGCATGACGTTTGCCTTGGCGTTGCCGGTACCGTTGATGTTGGCATTGTCGCGGGAGTCGAGGATCAGGTTCTCGATGTCGCGGCCCAGCGTATAGCTGATGAAGCTGCGGACCTGGTCGGTGCCGCCCTGGTCGACACCGCCGCTGCGTTCGTTGACGACATCGCCGGCCTCGTTGACGAGATAGACGTCGTCGCCCGAGCCGCCGTTCATCGTGTCGTTGCCGAACCCGCCATCAAGCGTGTCGTTGCCGGCGTTGCCGTTGAGCGTCTCGTCCTCCCAGAAGCCCTGCTGGTTGGCGAGGATCTCGTCGTCGCCCGCCGTGCCGTTGAACGCCGGGGGCGCCCCGTCGGCGAGCACGTCGATGTTGCGGAACTGCGCCGCTGTCGTCTCGGGAATGGGGCCGCTGGTCTTGCCGCGATAGACACCCATCTGCAGGTAGGGGCCGATGTCGTCGTTATAGCCGATCGGGCCGGTATAATCGACGATCGTCACCCCGTCGCGCTGCACCTCGAGCCGTCCCGATGTGCCGGTGTGATCGAAGACCACGACGATGCGCATGTTGATCCAGGTGTCGCGCGCGATCGGATCGGTATCGAGATAGAGCGTATCCTCGTCCTCGTAGCCCGGCGCGGTCAGCCGGATCAGCGAGGTTTCGGTGGTGTTCTTGTTGGGATCGGTGCGGCCCACGATCTCGAGCCGGTCACCGCGCATCTGCACCGTCAGCGGGGGCGGGCCGGAGACATCCGTCGGCACGCCCGAGGCATTGCGGTCCTCGGTCTGGTGCAGCTGCGCCAGCACGAGAAAGTCGGCGGTGTTGGAGGGTCCGTCCTCGACGAAGACATCGAACTCGATGGTGAACTCGCGCCCGTTCTGCATGCTGCGGAACGACGATATCTCGCTGCGGTTCTTGCCCTGCGCCTCGTCGCCGCTGTCGGTATCGGTTCCCGAAACCCCTTCGAAGAAATCATCCTGACGTACTT
Coding sequences within:
- a CDS encoding heparin lyase I family protein → MAFFTDENSFLKNAGKDYSYERFSDGRMRFEVRQDDFFEGVSGTDTDSGDEAQGKNRSEISSFRSMQNGREFTIEFDVFVEDGPSNTADFLVLAQLHQTEDRNASGVPTDVSGPPPLTVQMRGDRLEIVGRTDPNKNTTETSLIRLTAPGYEDEDTLYLDTDPIARDTWINMRIVVVFDHTGTSGRLEVQRDGVTIVDYTGPIGYNDDIGPYLQMGVYRGKTSGPIPETTAAQFRNIDVLADGAPPAFNGTAGDDEILANQQGFWEDETLNGNAGNDTLDGGFGNDTMNGGSGDDVYLVNEAGDVVNERSGGVDQGGTDQVRSFISYTLGRDIENLILDSRDNANINGTGNAKANVMQGNADANTLRGLDGDDTILADGGHDQVFGDNGADRLFGADGNDTLHGGASNDALFGEAGSDVLNGGDGNDTLEGGDGDDTMNGGAGNDDYVVTEAGDVVFETAGNGTDTVRTSVSYDGGANNAIEVINASSRSIAGRLDIAGDNGANEVRGTDGANRLVLRGGDDTAFAYGGNDSVSGDGGNDSLRGGDGEDTLDGGAGNDTLRGENGDDILRGGSGDDELRGGSGDDLLEGGDGADMLRGEGGIDTLRGGAGDDTLYVTSGADRAEGGSGNDTYRISAAGVQVIELAGGGQDTIRASVDIRLTADSEVEVVRALDEATTNDMDFTGSSIDNQLRGNAGDNELDGKGGADLMVGYGGNDTYHVDNIGDRIIETAGEGRDILLTDLDYTLSSTLSIELLAPETLSSTRAQVFGGNGGANLIVGNAGNNSINASGGNDTIYGGSGNDTLQGGEGIDTLIIHAASGDVGVGAGATSILLTLGTGTQFFTNTIENIQFSDTTLSFANLAARNGQTLVDRGIAGTGGDDVLIGSSLGDLIQAGGGNDYIAGGGGSDTIRGGAGEDVAVIETVNLADTIVRSATGGLLVISAQGTDFIANDIEEIEFDDDILTYAQLAARIDDGDIPPVTGTESAENVNGTDLSETINAGGGSDWITPGGGSDTIDGGSGNDMVSFATLADTPGRTPVT